The nucleotide window ATGAAGATATTCCTCTTTTTGCTAAATCCTCGGTATGTCATGATTGATCATCACCTCATTGGGGGTAACAAGTTCGGTATTGGAATAATTTTAAAGGATAAATTTACCTATCTGAATTAATAAAAAGAAATTCCATATCTTCCTTATGTTTCGATGACTCTTTAGATAAAATATTTTATATTTAGATAACATTTGAGAATATCATAAGCAAACCCGTATTACAAATGAGCAATTCACAAATCAATCCTCTATAATAGAATTATAAGTATTCATTCATGGGACATAGGAGGGTGAAATTGTGAAAAAATATTTGTTCCGAATAGTATTAATTTTAATTGTCTTGTTCATTTTATCAAACATATCCTTTTCCCAAGCCGATCTAGTTTCTCTGGTAAAAAAAGTAAAACCTACGATTGTGGCTATCTATACATTTAATAATCAAGGTCAAAGCTTAATGCAAGGAAGTGGCTTCTTTATAAATAACCAAGGAGATGTCATCACCAATTGGCACGTTATTGAAAGTGCTCATAGTGCCGTGGTAAAAACCTTTGAAGGTAATTCCTATTTAGTAAAAGAGGCTCTAGGTGGAAGCAAAGAAAGTGACTTGGCTTTACTTTCAGTAGATATCCGAAATGATTCAGTTCAAGGTCTTCCAATTTCTCATTCAACCCCTGAAATTGGTGAAAGGGTATTGGTCATGGGAAATCCTTTAGCTCTTGAGTTTAGCGTATCGGATGGAATTATTGCTGCAATAAGAAATATTCCCGAATACTCAAATGGAGAAGTCATACAAATAACCGCTCCGATTTCTCCTGGTTCCAGCGGGAGTCCAGTGATGAATATGCAGGGTGAAGTAATCGCTATTGCTTTTTATGTCTATTTTCACGGAGAAAATCTTAATTTTGCTATTCCCAGTCAAAGAGTGATAGATATTATTAATAATAAAAGACCTAATCCAATTTCTTTGGCTCAATTATCAGCTGTGGATTTTAAAATTTTTGAGGATTCTTCACATAGATTTTTTGTTAGTTATCCTTCCAATTGGGAACCGGTTACCCAGAATTATCAAAACCAGATTATCAATGGCTTCCTTGCCCCAACAGACAGTCAAAATGATAGTTTTCGTGAAAATCTAAATGTTATTGTTGAAACCTATCAATCCCCAGTTCAATTAGCTGATTATTACCAATGGAATATCAATCAATTAAAAGCTTTCCCCGATATCCAATTTTTAGGGAATTATGATGGTTTTGTTTCGGGTGTTCCCAGCAAAATACTAATTTATAGTCGTTCTCAAAGCGGAAAAAACCTGACTTTTTCACAAGTTTATTTGGTTCAAGGAAATAAAGGATATATTTTAACCTTCACTGCAGAATCTAATAGGTACCAAGTTTATCAACCAATTTTCCAACAAATGATGGATCGTTTCCGATTAAATACTAATTTTTAAATAAATTTTCCATATTATTTAAAACTAATATTTTAAAATTCTGGGGTGTTTTAAATGAAATTAAAAATCGAAGGCATGAGTTGCCAACATTGTGTCGCGAGAGTACAAAAAGCGCTTCAGGAAGTTCCTGGTGTTTTAGCTGTTAGTGTCGATTTAAAAAAGGGTGAAGCCGATATAACCGTCAAAGATGGAGTTACGCCTCAATCCCTGATTTCGGCAATTAAAAATGCCGGTTATGAATCCAAAGTTATATAAAGCCTCGGTATAAATTTGATAGACCATTGCGATTCTTGACAATACTATGCCAGAATAAAAATTTAGCAAGAAGGAGGAAACGGGATGGAATTTATTGAAATATTTGAAATGAAAATGCCAGTGATTGGTCTTGGAACTTGGAATTTGAGAGGGAAAGAATGTTTTGAAGCAACCATTTCTGCCCTTGAGATTGGTTACCGACATATCGATACTGCTGAAATGTATGAAAACGAGAGTGAAATTGGGGAAGCCATAACTCAATCGTTGGTTCCTCGTAACGAAATATTTCTAACTACCAAAGTTTGGTCCACTCATCTTCAATACCAAGATGTAATCCATTCTTTAGAAAATAGTTTAAAAAAACTGAAAACCGATTATGTTGACTTGTTACTCATTCATTGGCCGAACCCAAATATCTCCTTATCTGAGACTTTTAAAGCGATGAACTATCTAAAAAATAAGGAGATGCTTAAATTTATTGGACTAAGCAATTTTAATAAAGATCTTCTCATGAAAGCCCAAAAAATATCTTTTTTGCCTATAATGAATGTCCAGGTTGAATACCATCCCTTTCTCGACCAAAAATCCATATTGAGTTACTGTCAAAAAAATAATATTTCATTAACTGCTTACTGTCCCATTGCCCGGGGTCGGGACCTTAATAATCCAACCTTGGAAAAAATTGCTAGCAAATATGAGAAAACAGTTCCACAAATTATGCTCCGTTGGTTAATCCAGCAAAAAAACGTGGTTGCTATCCCTAAAGCAAAAAGTGCAGAGCATCAGAAGTTAAATTTTGACATTTTTGATTTTCAGTTATCCTCTGATGATATGTATACCATTTTTCAATTAAATCGTGGCCAAAGATTGGTTAAAGGATAATAATTATACTAAGGTGCTTCTTTTCGAAGGACCCACTAGAGCTATTAATTAGGAAATCCCACCTATTATTACAGGAATAATATTGAAAAAACTAAGTTAATCTTTTATTCAATAGGAATTATTAGATAATTCTTCATAGAAATATTTGATTAAAAAATCTATAACGTTTTGATTGTCAAATAAAATACATAAATACCTTAAATTAGCCTAAAAGGTGAGATTTACCAAGCAATTCTGGAAAGAACCTTTTTAAAAAAAATACAAAACACCAACTGAAATTAATAAATAAATAATGAAATGTAGAATCATTTTTTGCTATTATATATAATATTTTAGCTGCAAATTATAATTCAGAATTTGGAGGTTATTAATGACTACAAGTCGAAGCTATAATCCATACGAAAACATGTTGCAACTACTCGATTCTGCTGCCGACCAACTTGAGTTGAATCTTGATGATTACATCTCACTTCGCTATCCTGAAAGAGAACTTACGGTTTCTTTCCCGGTTGAAATGGATAACGGACATGTCGAAATGTTTACTGGTTATCGAGTTCAACATTCCAGCAGCAGAGGTCCTTGTAAAGGAGGACTACGATTTGCACCTGATGTAACGATTGATGAAGTAAAGGCTTTGGCTGCCTGGATGACTTGGAAGTGTGCTGTAGTTAATATACCTTATGGTGGAGCAAAGGGAGCTGTTCGCTGTGATCCTTCAAAGCTAACAAAAAAAGAACTCATGCAAATAACTCGCCGTTATACTGCAATGATTCTTCCATTAATCGGTCCAGAAAAGGATATTCCAGCTCCTGACCTCAATACCAATGCCGATGTTATGGGATGGATTATGGACACCTATAGCATGTTCAAGGGTTTCTGTGTACCAGGTGTTGTAACTGGTAAACCAATTGAAATCGGTGGCTCACTGGGAAGAAGGGAAGCAACTGGAAGTGGCGTCGCTTTCATTACCAACGAAATAGCCAAAAAAACAAATATTGATTTAACTTATTCATCGGTAGCGATTCAAGGGTTTGGCAATGTAGGCCAAGCCGCTGCCTATCTTTTAAATAAAGAAGGCTGTCGAATTGTGGCGGTAAGTGATATAAGTAGCTCTTTCTATAGAGAAGAAGGCCTTAATATTCAAGACATGATTGAATATACCAACCATCATCCTCACCATCTTCTCGAGGGCTATACCGCTCCTGGAGTATCGGTTATAAACAACCAAGACCTTTTGAATCTCAAAGTCGATTTTCTCATTCCAGCAGCAAAAGAAAATCAAATCACTTCTGAAAATGCAGGAAAAGTTCAAGCCAAGGTTATCGTTGAAGCTGCGAATGGACCAACCACTTTCAACGCTGATACCATTTTAAAAGAAAGAAATATTATTGTTGTTCCCGATATTTTGGCTAATGCAGGAGGAGTTGTGGTATCCTACTTTGAATGGGTTCAAAATATCCAATCTTTGATGTGGGATGAAAACGAAGTAAATGCTCTTTTATTAAAAATAATGAGCAAAGCTTTTGATGAGGTTTGGAATCTTCATTTGAAATATCATAGCTCTTTGCGAATGGCAGCCTACATGCTGGCACTAAATCGAGTAGTAAAAGCTAAAAAACTGAGGGGGATTTTCCCTTGATTATGAATTTATTATTTAGAGCTTCCTCTATACGTTACATAATCCAGTTTTATTACTACAAAAAGAGATCTTATGGGTAACAATTTATAAAAACGGATCTTGTGTAAAAAAGGAGGGGGATCGTAATTTAGTATAATAATTTATTAATAAGGAAAAAACCTAGAATTAGAAGGTCAAATATATTTTTAAAAAGTCATTAAAAGGAGGGTTTATGCAATTAACCGATTTAAAGGTTCTTTCTGAAAATGAAATTTTGACAATTCACGAAAATTCCTTGGTTATACTTGAATCGGTTGGTCTTCGTGTCGAAAGCAAAAAAATTCTTGATTTATTGCAAAAAAAGAGTTGTATAGTAAACTTTGAAAATGAACGAGTAAAATTTCCACCTTCTATTGTCGAGGAATGTTTGTCAACTCTGCCAAGCCAAATCCCTATTTTCAAACGAGATGGCGATCTTGCTTTTATTTTAGGAGATGGAGGACGGTATTGCGTTAGTGGTCATAACGCGGTTTTCGTCCTGGTAAACGAAACCGGAGAACGTCGTAATTCAACTGTTAAAGATGTTGAAAATTTTGCCATCCTTTCTGATAAACTTTCCGAAGTTGATATGGTGGGGGTTCCGGTTATGCCTCAAGATGTAACCCCCCAAACCACCCTCCTTTATGCAATTCAAGCAATTCTTGAAAATTCCAAAAAACCCATCTTTTTCTCCTCTGAAAGTGAAATAATCAATCAAGCAGTTATAGATATGGGTAAGGTCATTACCGGAAAAGAGAAATTGAAGGGTTGTTCTCCAATGATTAGCCAACTCTCAACCACCAGTCCACTCTATTGGGAAAGGGGAGCAGTGGAAGCTCTTTACATCGTTGCTCAGGAAGGGATTCCCCTTGATCTCCTTCCTCAACCAATTGCGGGAGTAACAGCACCGTATACTTTAGCCGGTTTATTGACAGTTCATAATACCGAAGTCCTTTCTGGAATAATAATATCTCAACTGATTCACCCTGGAACTCCAGTTATTTATGGTGCTGCTTGGACAACTTATGAAATGAAACAAGCCAATGTCCTGATTGGACGGCCTGAATCTTCTTTACTTAGAATTGCTGGTGCCCAAATGGCACACTATTATAACATCCCCAGTCATACAACCGCACCAGACAACGATGCCAATTCACATGATGAACAGGCTGCATGGGAAAAAATGCTTTCAACCCTTGCCGGAATCATTGGCGCTAATGACATGATTGTCAATTTAGGAATGTTTGGAACAGGAATGACTATCAGCCTGGAGCAACTGGTTATGGACAATGAAATGTGTCGAATAGCCAAACGATTCCGTCAAGGAATCGAGGTAAATAAAGATACACTAGCTCTTGACTCTATTCTTCAAGTCGGACCACGAGGTGAATATCTCACTTCGGAACACACCCTCCATCATTTGCGTAGTGGTGAGCATGTCCCTCTTGATGTGTCAAATGGAACAAATTTTGAAGTTTGGAAGCAAAAAGGATCAAAAAACACTACGGAAAAATCCTCTGATTTGGTATCATCCATCCTTCTCGGTGGCTGTCAGAATCCACTTTCTCAAGACAAACAAAAAGCAATTCAATCTATTATCAACCAATATGAAAAAAAACTAGGCCTACGATAGATAGCATTGTTTAAGTTAACAATAAATTTAAAAAAGGAGAGAAAATTATGACACCCCGGATTGGATTAATTGGAATAGCAGGACCCTTAGAAGTTGGTTTTTCAGAAACTCCGTACATTCTCCAAAGAATGAAAAACCAACTGGAAAATATTGCCCCTGTTATAACCAATTTGGATATTATATATGACCTCCAAACCGTTCAAAAAGCTGTTAATTTTTTCGCCAATCATGATTTCGATCTCCTCTGCGTAGGAGTTGGAACCTGGAGTGAAGATCACCATTTGCTTGATTTTTTAGAATATTATAATCGACCGGTGGTTCTTTGGGCTTTACCAGCTGTCGAAACTGGTTCATTATGTGGTGTTCAGCAAATTTGTTGTGTTTTAAAAGAATTAGAAAGACCCTACTTTTTCGTTTACGGAGAGCCAGAGGATGTCAAAGTTCATCAAAAAATTCGGGAAATTGCAATGGCGGTAACCCTGGGAAATCATCTTCGCCATTCTCGTATTGGTGTCATTGGCGGACGAGTGAAGGGAATGACCGAAATTGCTTACGATGAGTTAGAAATTAAGGCTCGAACTGGAGTTCGTATCGTGAACTTAGACGAAGATGAGCTTATTGAATCAGTTAAAAATAC belongs to Candidatus Atribacteria bacterium ADurb.Bin276 and includes:
- the mucD_2 gene encoding putative periplasmic serine endoprotease DegP-like precursor; protein product: MKKYLFRIVLILIVLFILSNISFSQADLVSLVKKVKPTIVAIYTFNNQGQSLMQGSGFFINNQGDVITNWHVIESAHSAVVKTFEGNSYLVKEALGGSKESDLALLSVDIRNDSVQGLPISHSTPEIGERVLVMGNPLALEFSVSDGIIAAIRNIPEYSNGEVIQITAPISPGSSGSPVMNMQGEVIAIAFYVYFHGENLNFAIPSQRVIDIINNKRPNPISLAQLSAVDFKIFEDSSHRFFVSYPSNWEPVTQNYQNQIINGFLAPTDSQNDSFRENLNVIVETYQSPVQLADYYQWNINQLKAFPDIQFLGNYDGFVSGVPSKILIYSRSQSGKNLTFSQVYLVQGNKGYILTFTAESNRYQVYQPIFQQMMDRFRLNTNF
- the copZ gene encoding Copper chaperone CopZ, with product MKLKIEGMSCQHCVARVQKALQEVPGVLAVSVDLKKGEADITVKDGVTPQSLISAIKNAGYESKVI
- a CDS encoding putative oxidoreductase, with protein sequence MEFIEIFEMKMPVIGLGTWNLRGKECFEATISALEIGYRHIDTAEMYENESEIGEAITQSLVPRNEIFLTTKVWSTHLQYQDVIHSLENSLKKLKTDYVDLLLIHWPNPNISLSETFKAMNYLKNKEMLKFIGLSNFNKDLLMKAQKISFLPIMNVQVEYHPFLDQKSILSYCQKNNISLTAYCPIARGRDLNNPTLEKIASKYEKTVPQIMLRWLIQQKNVVAIPKAKSAEHQKLNFDIFDFQLSSDDMYTIFQLNRGQRLVKG
- the gdhA_3 gene encoding Glutamate dehydrogenase → MTTSRSYNPYENMLQLLDSAADQLELNLDDYISLRYPERELTVSFPVEMDNGHVEMFTGYRVQHSSSRGPCKGGLRFAPDVTIDEVKALAAWMTWKCAVVNIPYGGAKGAVRCDPSKLTKKELMQITRRYTAMILPLIGPEKDIPAPDLNTNADVMGWIMDTYSMFKGFCVPGVVTGKPIEIGGSLGRREATGSGVAFITNEIAKKTNIDLTYSSVAIQGFGNVGQAAAYLLNKEGCRIVAVSDISSSFYREEGLNIQDMIEYTNHHPHHLLEGYTAPGVSVINNQDLLNLKVDFLIPAAKENQITSENAGKVQAKVIVEAANGPTTFNADTILKERNIIVVPDILANAGGVVVSYFEWVQNIQSLMWDENEVNALLLKIMSKAFDEVWNLHLKYHSSLRMAAYMLALNRVVKAKKLRGIFP
- a CDS encoding Trimethylamine methyltransferase (MTTB), with product MQLTDLKVLSENEILTIHENSLVILESVGLRVESKKILDLLQKKSCIVNFENERVKFPPSIVEECLSTLPSQIPIFKRDGDLAFILGDGGRYCVSGHNAVFVLVNETGERRNSTVKDVENFAILSDKLSEVDMVGVPVMPQDVTPQTTLLYAIQAILENSKKPIFFSSESEIINQAVIDMGKVITGKEKLKGCSPMISQLSTTSPLYWERGAVEALYIVAQEGIPLDLLPQPIAGVTAPYTLAGLLTVHNTEVLSGIIISQLIHPGTPVIYGAAWTTYEMKQANVLIGRPESSLLRIAGAQMAHYYNIPSHTTAPDNDANSHDEQAAWEKMLSTLAGIIGANDMIVNLGMFGTGMTISLEQLVMDNEMCRIAKRFRQGIEVNKDTLALDSILQVGPRGEYLTSEHTLHHLRSGEHVPLDVSNGTNFEVWKQKGSKNTTEKSSDLVSSILLGGCQNPLSQDKQKAIQSIINQYEKKLGLR